Proteins found in one Herbiconiux sp. A18JL235 genomic segment:
- a CDS encoding acyl-CoA thioesterase produces MPDPLAGFLTTLDLVDTGARTTEDIFTGPSQWMPNGRVFGGQVLAQALVAAIRTVDPARVVHSLHGYFLRPGDATAAVTFAVDRLHDGRSFSTRRTQAYQNGVPILSVILSFQIEDEGFEHQVEMPGDIADPESLPSAVESLAVVDHPIARAWAEERAFDMRHVPSPIYFTVDGDRVAHQAVWIKALGRLPDDPNIHRAALAYASDYTILEPVMRRHGMSWARPDLKMASLDHAMWWHRFARADEWLLYTQRSPSASGGRGLSLGEIYDRDGRLIASVAQEGMVRAGRPAPGAPQG; encoded by the coding sequence ATGCCCGATCCCCTCGCCGGATTCCTCACCACCCTCGACCTGGTCGACACCGGTGCGCGCACCACGGAGGACATCTTCACGGGCCCGTCGCAATGGATGCCGAACGGAAGGGTGTTCGGCGGTCAGGTCCTGGCGCAGGCGCTCGTGGCGGCGATCCGCACCGTCGACCCCGCGCGGGTGGTGCACTCTCTGCACGGGTACTTCCTGCGGCCGGGTGATGCGACCGCAGCCGTCACCTTCGCCGTCGATCGGCTTCACGACGGTCGCTCGTTCTCGACCAGGCGCACGCAGGCCTACCAGAACGGCGTGCCCATCCTCTCGGTCATCCTGTCGTTCCAGATCGAGGACGAAGGCTTCGAGCACCAGGTGGAGATGCCGGGCGACATCGCCGACCCGGAGAGCCTGCCGAGCGCCGTGGAGTCGCTCGCCGTCGTCGACCACCCGATCGCCCGGGCATGGGCCGAGGAGCGCGCCTTCGACATGCGGCACGTGCCGTCGCCCATCTACTTCACCGTCGACGGCGACCGGGTGGCGCACCAGGCCGTGTGGATCAAGGCGCTCGGGCGTCTCCCTGACGACCCGAACATCCACCGGGCGGCGCTCGCCTACGCGAGCGACTACACCATCCTCGAGCCGGTGATGCGTCGCCACGGCATGTCGTGGGCGCGACCCGACCTCAAGATGGCGAGCCTCGACCACGCGATGTGGTGGCACCGCTTCGCCCGCGCCGACGAGTGGCTGCTCTACACGCAGCGCTCGCCCAGCGCGAGCGGCGGGCGGGGGCTGTCGCTCGGCGAGATCTACGACCGCGACGGGCGGCTCATCGCCTCGGTGGCGCAGGAGGGGATGGTGCGGGCCGGCAGGCCGGCGCCGGGCGCGCCGCAGGGCTGA
- a CDS encoding globin, giving the protein MIELTPKRPEQPERTFYEQVGGHPTFVALVSTFYEGVATDPVLKPMYPADDWDGAVERLTLFLEQYWGGPGTYSEQRGHPRLRMRHNPFKVNPDARDRWLAHMRVAVDSIELSPADRDLLWGYLERAAHAMVNTFDE; this is encoded by the coding sequence ATGATCGAGCTCACCCCCAAGAGGCCCGAGCAGCCCGAGCGCACGTTCTACGAGCAGGTCGGCGGCCACCCCACCTTCGTGGCGCTCGTGTCGACGTTCTACGAGGGCGTCGCCACCGACCCGGTGCTGAAGCCGATGTACCCGGCCGACGACTGGGACGGCGCCGTCGAGCGACTCACCCTGTTCCTCGAGCAGTACTGGGGCGGCCCGGGAACCTACAGCGAGCAGCGCGGACACCCACGGCTGCGGATGCGCCACAACCCGTTCAAGGTCAACCCCGACGCGCGCGATCGCTGGCTCGCACACATGAGGGTGGCGGTCGACTCGATCGAGTTGTCGCCCGCCGACAGAGATCTGCTCTGGGGTTACCTCGAGCGCGCCGCACATGCCATGGTGAATACCTTCGACGAGTGA
- a CDS encoding FAD-binding dehydrogenase, giving the protein MPSSTDVVVVGAGLAGLVAACEVLDAGKRVTVLEQEPAASLGGQAWWSFGGIFLVDSPEQRRMRVRDSLDLARQDWLGSAGFDRPEDDWGSRWAEAYLEFAAGEKRSWLRSKGVRFFPVVGWAERGGGLATGHGNSVPRFHITWGTGPGVVEPFVRRFREGLSAGRASILHRHRVDELVVQDGTVVGAAGAVLAPSTAARGEASSREAVGSFEVRAEAVIVASGGIGGNHELVRKLWPERLGRAPGSMLSGVPAHVDGRMLGITERAGARLVNTDRHWHYTEGIANHSPVWADHGIRILPGPSSLWLDATGRRLPTPLFPGFDTLATLEHILTTGHDHSWFVLTQSIIEKEFALSGSEQNPDLTGKDLKLLAQRVRPGAPGPVEAFKERGADFVVASSLPELLHGMVGLQPGGAGGPLDVERVRREVYARDRELANRFSKDAQVTAIRGARGYLGDRLIRVAKPHRLLDRNAGPLIAVKLHVLTRKTLGGIQTDLDGRALDAGGEAVPGLYAAGEASGFGGGGMHGYRALEGTFLGGCLFSGRAAGRAAARVG; this is encoded by the coding sequence ATGCCCTCATCGACCGACGTCGTCGTGGTGGGCGCGGGCCTCGCCGGGCTCGTCGCCGCCTGCGAGGTGCTCGACGCCGGCAAGCGCGTGACCGTGCTCGAGCAGGAGCCCGCGGCCTCGCTCGGCGGCCAGGCCTGGTGGTCGTTCGGCGGCATCTTCCTCGTCGACAGCCCCGAACAGAGGCGCATGCGCGTGCGCGACTCCCTCGACCTCGCCCGCCAGGACTGGCTCGGCAGCGCAGGCTTCGACCGGCCCGAAGACGACTGGGGTTCCCGGTGGGCCGAGGCCTACCTCGAGTTCGCGGCCGGCGAGAAGCGGTCGTGGTTGAGGTCGAAGGGGGTGCGCTTCTTCCCCGTCGTGGGCTGGGCCGAGCGCGGCGGCGGGCTCGCCACCGGGCACGGCAACTCCGTTCCCCGCTTCCACATCACCTGGGGCACGGGCCCCGGCGTGGTGGAGCCGTTCGTGCGCCGCTTCCGCGAGGGTCTGAGCGCGGGTCGCGCGAGCATCCTGCACCGTCACCGGGTCGACGAGCTGGTCGTGCAGGACGGCACTGTGGTGGGGGCGGCCGGTGCCGTGCTGGCGCCGAGCACCGCGGCGCGGGGCGAGGCGAGCTCGCGCGAGGCCGTGGGGTCGTTCGAGGTGCGCGCGGAGGCCGTGATCGTGGCGAGCGGGGGCATCGGCGGCAATCACGAATTGGTGCGAAAGCTCTGGCCGGAGCGGCTCGGCCGTGCGCCCGGCTCGATGCTCTCGGGCGTGCCGGCCCACGTCGACGGCAGGATGCTCGGCATCACCGAGCGCGCCGGCGCACGCCTGGTGAACACCGACCGGCACTGGCACTACACCGAGGGCATCGCGAACCATTCGCCGGTGTGGGCCGACCACGGCATCCGCATCCTCCCCGGTCCCTCGTCGCTGTGGCTCGACGCCACCGGGCGCCGGCTGCCGACACCGCTGTTCCCGGGGTTCGACACGCTCGCGACGCTCGAGCACATCCTGACGACGGGGCACGACCACAGCTGGTTCGTGCTCACCCAGTCGATCATCGAGAAGGAGTTCGCGCTGTCGGGCAGCGAGCAGAACCCCGATCTCACGGGCAAAGACCTCAAGCTCCTGGCGCAGCGGGTGAGGCCGGGTGCGCCGGGGCCGGTCGAGGCGTTCAAGGAGCGCGGGGCCGACTTCGTGGTGGCGTCGAGCCTGCCGGAGCTGCTGCACGGGATGGTCGGGTTGCAGCCGGGCGGAGCGGGCGGGCCGCTCGACGTGGAGCGGGTGCGGCGCGAGGTGTACGCGCGCGACCGGGAGCTCGCCAACCGCTTCAGCAAAGACGCCCAGGTGACGGCGATCCGCGGAGCGCGGGGCTACCTCGGCGACCGGTTGATCAGGGTCGCCAAGCCGCACCGCCTGCTCGACCGGAACGCCGGGCCGCTCATCGCCGTGAAGCTGCACGTGCTCACGCGCAAGACGCTCGGGGGCATCCAGACCGACCTCGACGGGCGGGCGCTCGACGCCGGCGGAGAAGCCGTGCCCGGGCTGTACGCAGCCGGGGAGGCGAGCGGGTTCGGCGGTGGCGGGATGCACGGGTACCGTGCGCTCGAGGGCACGTTCCTCGGGGGGTGCCTGTTCTCGGGGCGCGCTGCGGGGCGGGCCGCGGCGCGGGTGGGATGA
- a CDS encoding mechanosensitive ion channel family protein, whose translation MNWDTFWGAVNSFYTSWEIPISIVLIVVISIIARAILLYAVKRLVDQVVTGVKKKQNVTDTQALVASPLAAVRIVQRTRTIGTVLTNVINVTVVIVAIILVITTIDPTIIGSLALLTAALGAGLGFGAQNIVKDVLNGLFMVFEDQLGVGDVVDLGPATGVVEAVGIRVTQVRDVNGTLWFVRNGEILRVGNMSQGWSRAIIDLAIPYDADLEQVQERMLATAVEMADEPKWRSRIIERPEIWGLESISAEALVIRLVVKTRTSAKDDVARELRIRLKRALDAIDVTLPSLNSVVLSGFEGAASVRGARPPRTKPIATATDAAADPPPPRGLRKPRGSKAGDDPTD comes from the coding sequence ATGAATTGGGACACCTTCTGGGGAGCCGTCAACTCGTTCTACACGAGTTGGGAGATTCCCATCAGCATTGTGCTCATCGTCGTCATCTCGATCATCGCGCGCGCCATCCTGCTCTACGCGGTCAAGCGGCTCGTCGATCAGGTGGTCACCGGGGTCAAGAAGAAACAGAACGTCACCGACACGCAGGCGCTCGTGGCATCTCCGCTGGCCGCCGTGCGCATCGTGCAGCGCACCCGCACCATCGGTACGGTTCTGACGAACGTCATCAACGTCACCGTGGTGATCGTGGCGATCATCCTCGTCATCACGACGATCGACCCCACCATCATCGGTTCTCTCGCGCTGCTCACCGCAGCCCTCGGTGCCGGCCTCGGCTTCGGCGCCCAGAACATCGTCAAGGACGTGCTGAACGGCCTGTTCATGGTGTTCGAAGACCAGCTCGGTGTGGGCGATGTCGTCGACCTGGGCCCGGCGACGGGCGTGGTGGAGGCGGTCGGCATCAGGGTCACCCAGGTGCGCGACGTGAACGGCACGCTGTGGTTCGTGCGCAACGGCGAGATCCTGCGCGTCGGCAACATGTCGCAGGGCTGGTCGAGGGCCATCATCGACCTCGCCATCCCCTACGACGCCGACCTCGAGCAGGTGCAGGAACGGATGCTCGCCACCGCAGTCGAGATGGCCGACGAGCCCAAGTGGCGTTCGCGCATCATCGAGCGGCCCGAGATCTGGGGCCTGGAGTCGATCTCGGCCGAGGCCCTCGTCATCCGCCTCGTGGTGAAGACGCGCACCTCGGCCAAGGACGACGTGGCGCGCGAGCTGCGAATCAGGCTGAAGCGCGCGCTCGACGCCATCGACGTGACGCTGCCCTCGCTGAACTCCGTGGTGCTCTCGGGCTTCGAGGGTGCCGCGAGCGTGCGGGGTGCCCGGCCTCCCCGCACGAAGCCCATCGCGACGGCGACGGATGCGGCCGCCGACCCACCCCCGCCCCGCGGCCTCCGCAAACCCCGCGGCTCGAAGGCCGGCGACGACCCCACCGACTGA
- a CDS encoding acyl-CoA thioesterase, with product MRLHVPIQLRWSDLDAYGHVNNASMLKILEEARVFAFWVDGDLTSPDQAAWSTAVIDAGPEADTKSVISRQEIEYVRSMPYIRQPIDVELWIGHLGGASLDVYYEVKTPQGVEPRLTFVKASTTLVLVDAATDRPRRIDAREREAWEPYLEDPLTFRRRA from the coding sequence ATGCGTCTGCACGTGCCGATCCAGCTGCGCTGGTCGGACCTCGACGCCTACGGGCACGTCAACAACGCCTCGATGCTGAAGATCCTCGAGGAGGCGCGCGTGTTCGCCTTCTGGGTCGACGGCGACCTCACCTCGCCCGATCAGGCGGCCTGGTCGACGGCGGTGATCGACGCCGGCCCCGAGGCCGACACGAAGAGCGTCATCTCGCGCCAGGAGATCGAGTACGTGCGCTCGATGCCCTACATCCGGCAGCCGATCGACGTCGAGCTGTGGATCGGGCACCTGGGAGGGGCCAGCCTCGACGTGTACTACGAGGTGAAGACGCCGCAGGGGGTCGAGCCGCGGCTCACCTTCGTGAAGGCGTCGACCACTCTGGTGCTCGTCGACGCTGCGACCGATCGGCCGCGCCGCATCGACGCGCGTGAGCGCGAGGCCTGGGAGCCCTACCTCGAAGACCCGCTCACCTTCCGCCGCCGCGCCTGA